A region from the Salminus brasiliensis chromosome 22, fSalBra1.hap2, whole genome shotgun sequence genome encodes:
- the opn4b gene encoding opsin 4b, which produces MSAGLPTPQPDSSSSSSTAGAPWNHSAASAYKSAALPERATSVAMVQVAQHPFPMVDVPDHAHYTIGSVILVIGITGMVGNFLVMYAFCKSRSLRTPSNMFIINLAITDFLMCVTQTPIFFITSMNKRWIFGEKGCELYAFCGALFGMCSMITLMVIAVDRYFVITRPLASIGKMSHKRALIILVVAWLYTMGWSLPPFFGWSAYVPEGLLTSCTWDYMTFTPSVRAYTMLLFIFVFFIPLFIIIYCYFCIFRAIRNTTSAVGKISAEGGTTKDSIKKFHRMKSEWKMAKVALIVILLYVISWSPYSCVALTAFAGYADILTPYMNSVPAVIAKASAIHNPIIYAITHPKYRSALAKYIPCLGVLLCVPRRDRFTSSSFMSTRRSTVTSQSSETSNNLRHTSKSRLSSVSDSESGLTDTEADLSSGTSRPASRQVSCDIRKELADFRQSSSLKVKVKGRDSGGFNRNCSQSPSEPGLNRTTCAYISTVADKDDISMTDVSQSNHLPPTPLVISEQADHKNLLALIPSIIVTSESNLALQSDGASGHPSKCLPGASPVASVTMEPLGVDHVTISAPSSITNTAIPLDGI; this is translated from the exons ATGAGCGCGGGACTCCCCACGCCGCAGccggacagcagcagcagcagcagcactgccgGCGCGCCCTGGAACCACAGCGCAGCCAGCGCGTACAAAAGCGCCGCGCTTCCCGAGCGCGCAACCTCG GTGGCTATGGTTCAAGTGGCCCAGCACCCTTTTCCCATGGTGGACGTTCCTGACCATGCCCACTATACTATAGGTTCTGTGATCTTAGTCATTGGCATCACTGGCATGGTGGGCAACTTCCTGGTCATGTACGCCTTCTGCAA GAGTAGAAGTCTGAGAACACCGTCCAACATGTTCATTATTAACCTGGCCATCACTGACTTCCTGATGTGTGTCACTCAGACACCAATCTTCTTCATCACCAGCATGAACAAGAGATGGATCTTTGGGGAGAAAG gctGTGAGTTGTATGCGTTTTGTGGTGCTCTGTTCGGAATGTGCTCTATGATCACCCTGATGGTCATTGCGGTGGATCGATACTTCGTGATCACTCGCCCTCTGGCCTCCATTGGCAAGATGTCACACAAGCGCGCCCTCATCATCCTTGTTGTTGCCTGGCTGTACACCATGGGCTGGAGTTTACCTCCCTTTTTTGGATGGA GTGCTTATGTTCCTGAGGGATTGTTGACCTCCTGCACGTGGGACTACATGACCTTCACGCCATCTGTACGCGCCTACACAatgctgctcttcatcttcgTCTTCTTCATCCCCCTGTTTATCATTATATATTGCTACTTCTGCATCTTCCGTGCCATTCGGAACACCACCAG tgctgtgggGAAAATCAGTGCAGAAGGAGGAACTACCAAAGACTCAATAAAAAAGTTCCACCGAATGAAGAGTGAATGGAAGATGGCAAAGGTGGCCCTCATAGTCATCCTGCTGTACGTTATCTCCTGGTCTCCATACTCCTGTGTGGCTCTGACTGCTTTTGCAGG TTATGCCGACATTCTCACACCCTATATGAACTCGGTTCCTGCTGTGATTGCCAAGGCTTCAGCTATACACAACCCCATCATCTATGCCATCACACACCCCAAATACAG GTCTGCTTTAGCCAAGTACATCCCGTGCCTGggtgtgctgctgtgtgtgcCCCGCAGAGACAGGTTTACTAGCAGCAGCTTCATGTCCACACGTCGCTCCACCGTCACAAGCCAGTCTTCAGAAACCAGCAACAACCTGCGACACACCAGCAAGTCCAGATTGTCCTCCGTGTCTGACAGCGAGTCT GGCTTGACAGATACAGAAGCAGACCTGTCCAGTGGGACGTCGCGCCCTGCCAGCCGTCAGGTGTCATGCGATATCCGTAAAGAGCTGGCGGACTTTAGACAGAGCAGCTCTctgaaggtgaaggtgaagggCCGGGACTCGGGCGGCTTCAATAGAAACTGCAGCCAGAGCCCATCCGAGCCAGGTCTAAACCGCACCACCTGTGCATACATCAGC ACGGTGGCAGATAAAGATGATATCTCCATGACCGACGTTAGCCAGTCCAATCATCTGCCGCCCACT ccTCTCGTGATCTCGGAGCAAGCTGACCATAAGAACCTCTTGGCTCTGATTCCATCCATCATTGTAACCTCGGAGTCCAATCTTGCCCTGCAGTCTGACGGGGCCAGTGGGCACCCCTCAAAATGCCTCCCCGGTGCTTCTCCAGTGGCCTCTGTCACCATGGAGCCCCTCGGAGTGGACCACGTGACAATCTCAGCGCCCAGCAGTATTACTAACACAGCTATTCCTCTAGACGGAATCTGA